The following proteins come from a genomic window of SAR202 cluster bacterium:
- a CDS encoding amidohydrolase family protein, translating to MATNAAQFTLVRAGKLVDGRGGPSIDRGAALIKGSKLVAVGRERDVVAPDGAKAEVLDYPGMTLMPGMIDCHTHNNGWGDGRPGDELAFYPDEVLTLQAARNTRRALFTGVTTLRENGPKNMTMFRLRDSVNAGVTQAPRMVLCGRAVAIIGGHMGYFGGEVTGPNEARAYTCQLIKEGADYIKITATGGSTKTSFRLLPSFNVDELLAITDEAHKFGKLTATHCLSTQGIVNSLDANVDMIIHCVFNETDGTNKFRPEVVERIVKAGAVVNPTLHVFRARIWSLLNKKAQLGAMTPDEQARLDQDRRYFDVRIKDCGRMIEMGARLITGSDSSWGDYQLGNTPYETECLTMSGYSAAQGVQSITGWAAQALGVDGVTGTLEAGKEADLVVIDGDPTKDIRDLWKVRDVFLAGGRVNRGSEESVAAQRQVPPPDSGW from the coding sequence TTGGCAACCAACGCAGCCCAATTCACGCTGGTTCGGGCCGGGAAGCTGGTGGACGGCCGCGGCGGCCCCTCGATCGACCGCGGGGCGGCGCTCATCAAGGGCTCGAAACTCGTCGCAGTCGGCCGCGAGCGGGATGTCGTTGCCCCCGATGGGGCGAAGGCCGAAGTCCTCGATTACCCCGGGATGACCCTCATGCCCGGAATGATCGATTGCCACACCCACAACAACGGCTGGGGCGACGGCCGACCCGGCGACGAGCTGGCCTTTTACCCCGACGAAGTGCTCACGCTGCAGGCCGCCCGCAATACCAGGCGGGCGCTGTTCACCGGCGTAACGACGCTGCGCGAGAACGGGCCGAAGAACATGACGATGTTCCGCCTGCGCGACTCCGTGAACGCCGGGGTGACGCAGGCGCCGCGCATGGTGCTGTGCGGCCGCGCCGTGGCGATCATCGGCGGGCACATGGGCTACTTCGGCGGCGAGGTTACCGGACCGAACGAAGCGCGGGCGTATACCTGCCAGCTTATCAAAGAGGGCGCGGACTACATCAAGATCACCGCCACCGGCGGGAGCACGAAGACCTCCTTCAGGCTGCTCCCCTCATTCAACGTGGACGAGCTGCTTGCCATCACGGACGAGGCGCACAAGTTCGGGAAGCTCACCGCCACGCACTGCCTTTCCACCCAGGGGATAGTGAACTCGCTTGACGCGAACGTGGACATGATCATCCATTGCGTCTTCAACGAGACGGACGGCACAAACAAGTTCCGGCCTGAGGTTGTGGAGCGCATCGTCAAGGCGGGGGCCGTCGTCAATCCCACCCTCCACGTCTTCAGGGCGCGCATATGGTCGCTGCTGAACAAGAAGGCGCAGCTTGGAGCGATGACCCCGGACGAGCAGGCGAGGCTGGACCAGGACCGCCGCTACTTTGACGTGCGCATAAAGGACTGCGGCCGCATGATCGAGATGGGCGCGAGGCTCATTACAGGCTCGGACTCGTCCTGGGGCGACTACCAGCTCGGCAACACTCCGTACGAGACGGAGTGCCTCACGATGTCCGGCTACTCCGCGGCGCAGGGCGTGCAGTCGATCACCGGCTGGGCGGCGCAGGCGCTTGGGGTGGATGGAGTCACCGGCACGCTGGAGGCGGGCAAGGAGGCGGACCTGGTGGTCATCGACGGCGATCCCACGAAGGATATCCGCGACCTGTGGAAGGTGAGGGACGTGTTCCTGGCGGGCGGCCGCGTGAACCGGGGCTCCGAGGAGTCCGTCGCGGCCCAGCGGCAGGTCCCCCCGCCGGACTCAGGCTGGTAG
- a CDS encoding MerR family transcriptional regulator, whose protein sequence is MLGYDEPCFVISVAARILGVQTQTLRYYERLGLLEPQRTSGNQRVYSRREVERVRRIRELMDDLGVNLAGVEVVMKLLDRLQETEAEAARLAEENARLTAIVSGVIR, encoded by the coding sequence ATACTTGGCTACGACGAGCCATGCTTCGTAATAAGCGTGGCCGCCCGTATCCTCGGCGTGCAGACCCAGACTCTCAGGTACTACGAGCGGCTAGGCCTGCTGGAGCCGCAGCGCACTTCCGGAAACCAGCGTGTCTACTCGCGCCGCGAGGTGGAGCGCGTACGCCGCATTCGCGAGCTGATGGACGACCTGGGCGTTAACCTTGCCGGCGTAGAGGTGGTCATGAAGCTGCTCGACCGCCTCCAGGAGACCGAGGCGGAGGCAGCGCGCCTTGCCGAGGAGAACGCCAGGCTCACTGCTATTGTCAGTGGAGTAATTCGGTAG